One Devosia lacusdianchii genomic window carries:
- a CDS encoding VOC family protein, whose product MVVKRVVANIKTARPADAKSFYGDILGMDVAMDHGWIVTFASDAKAMAQVSFASEGGSGTDVPDLSIEVDNLDEVLAKVRQAGIAVEYGPATEPWGVRRFYVRDPFGRLVNILGHE is encoded by the coding sequence ATGGTCGTCAAACGCGTCGTGGCCAACATCAAGACCGCCCGCCCCGCTGATGCGAAGTCATTCTATGGCGATATCCTCGGCATGGATGTCGCCATGGACCACGGCTGGATCGTGACCTTCGCCAGCGACGCCAAGGCCATGGCTCAAGTCAGCTTTGCCTCGGAGGGCGGTTCGGGCACAGACGTGCCGGATCTGTCGATCGAGGTCGACAATCTCGACGAGGTTCTCGCCAAGGTGAGACAGGCGGGGATTGCCGTCGAATACGGCCCGGCCACCGAGCCGTGGGGCGTGCGCCGCTTCTACGTGCGCGATCCCTTCGGCCGCCTGGTGAACATCCTCGGCCACGAATAG
- the topA gene encoding type I DNA topoisomerase, giving the protein MKVVIVESPAKIKKISSYLGKDFEVLASFGHVRDLPAKDGSVRPEEDFAMSWEVGAKANKHIADIARAVKNADELILATDPDREGEAISWHVLDVLRKKKAIKKDLPVRRVVFNSITKDAILEAMAKSRQIDEPLVDAYLARRALDYLVGFTLSPILWRKLPGSRSAGRVQSVTLRLVCDREAEIEKFRADEYWSVEAKLAQKGKSFLARLYSVDGKKTDKLDIKTGENAAELKKIIEAGNFNVSSVEKKPTKRNPYAPFTTSSLQQDASSRLGFSPSRTMQIAQRLYEDGVITYMRTDAVQMSPEGIANARSAIGKIYGDAYLPEKARIYQSKAKNAQEAHEAIRPTDMFKKPEDLHIDADQQKLYGLIWRRTLASQMRSAEIDRTTVDILVNVPGRAVELRAVGSVVTFPGFLTLYGIEAKSDEDEDDEDSRELPALAVGDKPDLQSVDIEQHFTQPPARYTEASLIKKMEELGIGRPSTYATTVTTLVERDYVRLEGKALHPEDRGRIVTAFLESFFTRYVEYGFTAGLEEQLDEISAGVLDYKQVLRDFWKDFTGATEEIKDLRVSEVLDALNDLLASHIFPPKEDGSDPRKCPTCGTGQLSLKLGKFGAFIGCSNYPECKHTMQLSDAATGQSSEAAAGDGVLGTDPETGEEVHLKSGRFGPYVQLGEGKEPKRSSLPKGWEAASLTLEAALKLLSLPREVGLHPETGLPISAGIGRYGPFVLHDGKYANLPDVEEVWQVGLNRAVDLIAQKAAGGFKRGGGATVAAIQTFEHDNGPITVRAGRYGPYVNQGKVNATIPKDIKPEDVTLEQAVEWIAARAEATGTKVKKSPAKKAAAKKPAAKTAAKKPAAKKAAPKRTVKAEDVPF; this is encoded by the coding sequence ATGAAGGTCGTCATCGTCGAAAGTCCGGCCAAGATCAAAAAGATCAGCTCGTATCTGGGCAAGGATTTCGAAGTCCTGGCCAGCTTCGGGCACGTCCGCGATTTGCCGGCCAAGGACGGTTCGGTGCGGCCGGAAGAAGACTTCGCCATGTCGTGGGAAGTTGGCGCCAAGGCCAACAAGCACATTGCCGACATCGCCCGCGCCGTCAAAAACGCCGACGAATTGATCCTCGCGACCGACCCTGACCGCGAAGGCGAAGCCATTTCCTGGCACGTGCTCGACGTGCTGCGGAAGAAGAAGGCGATCAAGAAGGACCTGCCGGTGCGCCGCGTGGTGTTCAACTCGATCACCAAGGACGCGATCCTGGAAGCCATGGCCAAGTCACGGCAGATCGACGAGCCGCTGGTCGATGCCTATCTGGCGCGCCGCGCGCTCGACTATCTGGTCGGCTTCACACTTTCCCCCATTCTCTGGCGCAAGTTGCCCGGCTCCAGGTCGGCTGGCCGCGTGCAGTCGGTGACGTTGCGCCTCGTCTGTGACCGCGAAGCCGAAATCGAGAAGTTCCGCGCCGATGAATACTGGTCCGTCGAGGCCAAGCTGGCGCAGAAGGGTAAGTCTTTCCTGGCCCGTCTCTATTCGGTCGACGGCAAGAAGACCGACAAGCTCGATATCAAGACCGGCGAAAATGCTGCCGAGTTGAAGAAGATCATCGAGGCGGGCAATTTCAACGTGTCGTCGGTGGAAAAGAAGCCGACCAAGCGCAATCCCTACGCACCCTTCACCACGTCCAGCCTGCAGCAGGACGCTTCGTCGCGCCTCGGCTTTTCGCCGTCTCGCACCATGCAGATCGCCCAGCGTCTCTACGAAGATGGCGTGATCACCTATATGCGTACCGACGCGGTGCAGATGTCGCCCGAGGGTATTGCCAATGCCCGCAGCGCCATCGGCAAGATCTACGGTGATGCCTACCTGCCCGAAAAGGCGCGCATCTATCAGAGCAAAGCCAAGAACGCCCAGGAGGCGCACGAGGCCATCCGCCCGACGGATATGTTCAAAAAGCCGGAAGACCTGCATATCGATGCCGATCAGCAGAAGCTCTACGGTCTGATCTGGCGCCGCACCCTGGCCAGCCAAATGCGCTCGGCCGAGATCGATCGTACCACGGTGGATATCCTCGTGAACGTCCCTGGCCGCGCCGTCGAACTGCGCGCTGTTGGTTCGGTGGTCACCTTCCCGGGCTTCCTCACTCTCTATGGCATCGAGGCCAAATCGGACGAGGATGAGGACGACGAGGACAGCCGCGAATTGCCGGCCCTGGCGGTCGGCGACAAGCCAGACCTGCAGTCGGTCGATATCGAGCAGCACTTCACTCAGCCGCCGGCCCGCTATACCGAAGCCAGCCTGATCAAGAAGATGGAAGAGCTCGGTATCGGCCGTCCCTCGACCTATGCAACGACGGTCACCACGCTGGTCGAGCGCGACTATGTGCGCCTCGAAGGCAAGGCCCTGCATCCCGAGGATCGCGGTCGCATCGTCACGGCCTTCCTCGAGAGCTTCTTCACCCGCTACGTCGAATACGGCTTCACCGCTGGCCTCGAAGAACAGCTCGACGAGATTTCGGCCGGCGTGCTTGATTACAAGCAGGTGCTGCGCGATTTCTGGAAGGATTTCACTGGCGCTACCGAAGAGATCAAGGATCTTCGCGTCTCCGAAGTGCTCGACGCGCTCAATGACCTGCTCGCCAGCCACATCTTCCCGCCCAAGGAAGACGGCTCCGATCCCCGCAAGTGCCCCACCTGCGGCACTGGCCAGCTGTCGCTGAAGCTGGGCAAGTTCGGTGCCTTCATCGGCTGTTCCAACTACCCAGAGTGCAAGCACACCATGCAGCTCTCCGATGCGGCCACCGGCCAGTCCTCGGAAGCCGCAGCCGGCGACGGCGTCCTCGGCACCGATCCGGAAACGGGCGAAGAGGTTCACCTCAAGTCCGGCCGTTTCGGCCCCTATGTGCAGCTCGGCGAGGGCAAGGAGCCCAAGCGCTCGTCCCTGCCCAAGGGCTGGGAGGCCGCATCGCTGACGCTTGAGGCGGCGCTCAAGCTGCTGTCGCTGCCGCGCGAAGTGGGCTTGCATCCGGAGACCGGGCTGCCCATATCCGCGGGCATCGGCCGCTATGGCCCCTTCGTCCTGCATGATGGCAAATATGCCAACCTGCCCGATGTCGAGGAGGTCTGGCAGGTCGGTCTCAACCGCGCTGTCGATCTCATCGCCCAGAAAGCCGCTGGCGGCTTCAAGCGTGGCGGTGGCGCTACCGTCGCTGCCATCCAGACCTTCGAGCACGACAACGGCCCCATCACTGTCCGGGCTGGCCGCTATGGCCCCTATGTCAACCAGGGCAAGGTCAACGCCACTATTCCCAAGGATATCAAGCCGGAGGATGTGACGCTGGAACAGGCGGTCGAATGGATCGCCGCCCGCGCCGAGGCAACAGGCACCAAGGTCAAGAAGTCTCCGGCGAAGAAGGCTGCAGCCAAGAAGCCGGCGGCAAAGACTGCTGCCAAAAAGCCTGCCGCCAAGAAGGCCGCGCCGAAAAGGACCGTGAAGGCCGAAGACGTACCGTTCTAG
- a CDS encoding aldo/keto reductase: MEYRKLGNSGAIVSAYCLGTMTFGAESDEATSFRLMDDYVAAGGNFIDTADVYSAGVSEEIVGRWLKSKPGILRDLVITTKGRFPMGDGPNHLGLSRKHLNEALDASLKRLGVEHIDLYQMHAWDALTPLEETLRFLDDSIRNGKIAYYGFSNFLGWQLTKAVWLAKANGYAPPVTLQPQYNLLVRDIEHEIVPAALDANIGLLPWSPLGGGWLSGKYKRDQMPVGATRLGENPRRGQEAFEPRNAKSATWDIIGAVEDVAKARGVSMAQIALAWVAVQPAVTSVILGARTTEQLQDNLGAVSLTLTTEELEKLGGVSKPIVGDYPYGAGGIGQRNRKIEGGR; this comes from the coding sequence ATGGAATATCGCAAGCTCGGTAATAGCGGCGCTATTGTTTCGGCCTATTGCCTCGGCACCATGACCTTTGGCGCGGAGTCCGATGAGGCCACTTCGTTCCGGTTGATGGACGACTATGTCGCCGCCGGCGGCAATTTCATCGATACAGCCGATGTCTATAGCGCCGGCGTTTCCGAGGAAATTGTTGGGCGCTGGCTCAAGAGCAAGCCGGGTATCCTGCGCGACCTAGTCATCACCACGAAGGGCCGTTTCCCGATGGGGGACGGGCCGAACCACCTCGGCCTGTCGCGCAAGCACCTCAACGAAGCGTTGGACGCCTCCCTCAAACGCCTGGGCGTCGAGCATATCGACCTCTACCAGATGCACGCCTGGGACGCGCTGACCCCTTTGGAAGAGACGCTGCGCTTCCTCGATGACTCCATCCGTAACGGCAAGATTGCCTATTATGGCTTCTCCAACTTCCTCGGCTGGCAATTGACCAAGGCCGTCTGGCTGGCCAAGGCCAATGGTTATGCGCCGCCGGTGACCCTGCAACCGCAATACAACCTGCTGGTGCGCGACATCGAGCACGAGATCGTACCGGCCGCGCTGGATGCCAATATAGGCCTGCTGCCATGGTCGCCGCTCGGTGGCGGCTGGCTGTCAGGCAAATACAAGCGCGACCAGATGCCGGTTGGAGCAACGCGGCTGGGTGAAAACCCCAGGCGCGGCCAGGAGGCATTCGAGCCGCGCAATGCCAAGTCGGCGACGTGGGATATTATTGGTGCCGTGGAAGACGTCGCCAAGGCCCGAGGCGTCAGCATGGCGCAGATTGCGCTGGCCTGGGTCGCCGTGCAGCCGGCCGTGACCTCGGTGATCCTAGGCGCGCGGACGACGGAGCAGTTGCAGGACAATCTGGGTGCCGTCAGTCTGACGTTGACCACCGAAGAACTGGAAAAGCTCGGCGGCGTCAGCAAGCCGATCGTCGGCGACTATCCTTACGGAGCCGGCGGCATCGGGCAGCGGAACCGCAAGATCGAAGGCGGTCGTTAA
- the murB gene encoding UDP-N-acetylmuramate dehydrogenase: MKPSLALIPDFDLSARNTLALRATSRLGMLITEPAMVPQLIAMATAEGAALRILGGGSNVVLAPHFDGITAIMAITGRRIVESTDQSTLIEIAAGEDWHQMVTWTVEQGLGGVENLAGIPGTVGAAPVQNIGAYGVEVADVLETLVAYDRRDGVERVFARAECAFAYRDSLFKREAGRFVVLSLRLRLPKPWTPNLGFAGLSDLGDSSEITPRTVMDRVLALRGSKLPDWRVTPNAGSFFQNPILPASEAQPVLNEFPTAPAFPQPDGRLKLSAGWLIEKSGLKGFQLGPAGISDRHALVVINRGGATADDVAALAEHVKQTVRQRFGVQLHEEPVFL, encoded by the coding sequence ATGAAACCGAGCCTCGCATTGATTCCCGACTTCGACCTTTCGGCGCGCAACACTCTTGCTTTGCGCGCCACGTCGCGCCTCGGCATGTTGATCACGGAACCGGCCATGGTTCCCCAACTCATTGCCATGGCCACCGCCGAAGGCGCGGCGCTACGCATTCTCGGCGGCGGCAGCAATGTGGTCCTGGCACCGCATTTTGACGGGATCACCGCGATCATGGCGATTACCGGTCGCCGCATTGTCGAGAGCACCGATCAAAGTACGCTCATCGAAATCGCTGCCGGTGAAGACTGGCACCAGATGGTGACCTGGACGGTGGAGCAGGGGCTCGGCGGCGTCGAAAACCTGGCCGGCATTCCAGGAACCGTCGGCGCGGCCCCGGTGCAGAATATCGGCGCCTATGGCGTCGAAGTGGCTGACGTCCTTGAAACTCTGGTCGCCTACGATCGTCGGGACGGCGTCGAGCGGGTTTTTGCGCGCGCCGAATGCGCTTTTGCCTATCGCGACAGCCTGTTCAAGCGCGAGGCAGGCCGCTTCGTGGTGCTCTCACTGCGGTTACGCCTGCCAAAGCCCTGGACGCCAAATCTGGGTTTCGCCGGACTGTCCGATCTCGGCGACAGCAGCGAAATCACGCCGCGGACGGTGATGGATAGGGTGCTGGCACTTCGTGGCTCGAAACTGCCCGACTGGCGCGTTACGCCCAATGCGGGCTCATTTTTCCAGAATCCCATCCTGCCAGCATCCGAAGCGCAACCCGTACTGAACGAATTCCCGACAGCTCCCGCGTTTCCGCAGCCCGATGGCCGGTTGAAGCTTTCGGCGGGCTGGCTGATCGAAAAGAGCGGGCTCAAGGGCTTCCAACTGGGCCCGGCGGGTATCTCGGATCGGCATGCTTTGGTCGTGATCAACCGCGGCGGCGCTACAGCCGATGACGTCGCAGCGCTGGCGGAGCATGTGAAGCAGACCGTGAGGCAGCGGTTCGGCGTGCAACTGCACGAGGAGCCGGTGTTCTTGTAG
- a CDS encoding histidine phosphatase family protein: MKNLFVVTHTQSVHHIENKVGGWYDTGLTPQGRLDAASVAEQLSKTIGEAPVEIYSSDLLRASQTAAIIAERLRSSFEATGDLREISYGTAGGKPEEWLAARQETAPDDNRLDHRGGIADGETRRELAERVYRSVHAIISRPCTTQIIVTHGFALTFVVAAWIKMPIDAAGFVAFPARSGSITHLQQDDYWRNRGVIRLADTAHLTRTDLPG, from the coding sequence ATGAAAAACCTCTTTGTCGTCACGCATACTCAGTCTGTGCATCACATCGAGAACAAGGTTGGCGGTTGGTATGATACCGGACTAACCCCACAGGGCAGATTGGACGCTGCGTCGGTGGCGGAGCAATTGTCGAAGACCATCGGAGAGGCTCCGGTGGAAATTTACAGTTCCGACCTTCTTCGGGCGTCGCAAACTGCCGCAATAATCGCCGAGCGCCTTCGCTCATCGTTTGAAGCAACTGGCGACTTGCGAGAAATCAGCTATGGCACGGCCGGAGGAAAACCAGAGGAATGGCTTGCTGCCCGCCAGGAGACGGCTCCCGATGACAACCGTTTGGACCATCGCGGCGGCATAGCCGACGGTGAAACGCGACGCGAACTTGCCGAGCGGGTCTATCGATCTGTGCACGCCATCATTTCGCGGCCCTGCACGACCCAGATCATCGTCACCCACGGATTTGCGCTGACCTTCGTGGTCGCCGCGTGGATCAAGATGCCTATCGATGCGGCCGGTTTTGTAGCGTTTCCCGCGCGCTCGGGCAGTATCACACATTTGCAGCAAGATGATTATTGGCGAAACCGTGGGGTCATTCGCCTTGCTGACACGGCCCACCTGACGCGGACGGACCTTCCTGGCTGA
- the dprA gene encoding DNA-processing protein DprA — MAWLRLLRTDNVGPATFRQLLNRFGSAEAALAALPDLVKRTGKPVRVISQSAAEDEIAGLSRYGARLVAAGEADYPQLLSYIPASPPLITMAGGANLSWQRTVGVVGARNASAAGIKMTRMLSSELGERGYTVVSGLARGIDTAAHKATLTTGTIAVLAGGFDKIYPDENIPLAHDILDSGGALLTEMPLGWEPRARDFPRRNRLVSGLSLGIVVVEAAKRSGSLITARLALEQNRDVFAVPGSPLDPRSEGGNALIQQGAKLITNAQDIIETLGSADPSRAALFDRDWEPDLAPDEPPPSDDDKSRLVASLNATPVEVDELVRQSGLSVSAIQMLLLELDLAGEIEWSSGQLVARKYS; from the coding sequence GTGGCGTGGCTGCGCCTGCTGCGTACCGACAATGTCGGGCCAGCCACGTTCCGGCAATTGCTCAACCGTTTCGGTTCGGCCGAGGCGGCCTTGGCCGCCCTGCCCGACCTGGTCAAGCGCACCGGCAAGCCGGTCCGCGTCATCAGCCAATCAGCCGCCGAAGACGAAATCGCCGGTCTCTCGCGCTACGGCGCCCGTCTGGTCGCTGCCGGTGAGGCCGACTATCCGCAACTGCTCAGTTACATTCCGGCGTCGCCGCCACTGATCACCATGGCGGGCGGTGCGAACCTTAGCTGGCAGCGCACCGTTGGCGTGGTTGGCGCGCGCAACGCTTCCGCTGCCGGCATCAAGATGACCCGCATGCTGTCCTCCGAGTTGGGCGAGCGCGGCTACACCGTCGTGTCCGGACTGGCCCGTGGCATCGACACTGCCGCGCACAAGGCGACGCTGACCACGGGCACCATTGCCGTGCTCGCCGGCGGCTTTGACAAAATCTACCCCGACGAGAACATCCCGCTGGCGCACGATATTCTCGACAGTGGCGGCGCTCTGCTCACGGAAATGCCGCTGGGCTGGGAGCCACGTGCCCGCGATTTCCCGAGGCGTAACCGACTGGTTTCCGGTCTCTCGCTTGGCATCGTGGTGGTGGAAGCGGCCAAACGCAGCGGTTCCCTCATCACTGCACGCCTTGCGCTCGAGCAAAACCGTGACGTCTTCGCGGTGCCTGGATCGCCGCTCGATCCACGGTCCGAGGGCGGCAATGCCCTGATCCAGCAAGGCGCCAAGCTGATCACCAATGCGCAGGACATCATCGAGACGCTGGGCAGCGCCGACCCGTCGCGCGCCGCGCTGTTCGATCGCGATTGGGAGCCGGACCTGGCACCCGACGAGCCTCCACCGAGCGACGACGACAAGTCCCGGCTTGTGGCCTCGCTCAATGCCACGCCCGTCGAGGTCGACGAGTTGGTACGGCAGTCCGGCCTCTCAGTATCTGCAATCCAGATGCTGTTACTGGAGCTTGATCTGGCCGGTGAGATCGAATGGTCGAGCGGGCAGTTGGTGGCGCGGAAATATAGTTAG
- the plsY gene encoding glycerol-3-phosphate 1-O-acyltransferase PlsY produces MIPGLIAVFVVGYLLGSIPFGLFLTRAAGLGDIRQIGSGNIGATNVLRTGNRSIAAATLILDAGKAAAAVLLARAMLYTPDLPIGGDRVLPLYLAAVGAFLGHCFPAWLNFKGGKGVAVMIGSLLALSWPVGLIFCAVWLLIAVTRKFSSLAALTAAATAPIFAYVIVDEWLAATAALLAILLFYQHRENIARLIRGTEPKIGSEKKAS; encoded by the coding sequence ATGATCCCCGGCCTGATCGCCGTGTTTGTCGTCGGCTATCTGCTGGGTTCGATCCCGTTTGGCCTGTTTCTGACGCGGGCGGCCGGGCTGGGCGACATCCGCCAGATCGGCTCGGGCAATATTGGCGCCACCAATGTGCTGCGCACCGGCAACCGAAGCATTGCCGCTGCGACGCTCATTCTGGACGCCGGCAAGGCCGCGGCCGCCGTGCTGCTGGCGCGCGCCATGCTCTACACGCCCGATCTGCCCATCGGCGGCGACCGGGTTTTGCCGCTCTATCTCGCCGCAGTGGGAGCCTTCCTCGGCCACTGCTTCCCTGCCTGGCTCAACTTCAAGGGCGGCAAGGGCGTGGCGGTGATGATCGGCTCGTTGCTGGCCCTGTCCTGGCCGGTAGGGCTAATTTTCTGTGCGGTCTGGCTACTCATCGCCGTTACGCGCAAATTCTCCTCGCTGGCCGCGCTCACGGCCGCCGCCACAGCGCCGATTTTTGCCTATGTCATTGTCGATGAATGGCTGGCGGCTACAGCCGCCCTGCTGGCCATTCTGCTGTTTTATCAGCACCGCGAGAATATCGCGCGGCTGATCCGTGGCACCGAGCCAAAGATCGGCTCCGAGAAGAAAGCCTCCTAA
- the pyrC gene encoding dihydroorotase — protein MTAPLLIENARIVDPATNTDKPGAVLIENGLIAEVAFGAPIGVPEGAEVINADGLVLAPGLIDMRVFTGEPGKEYRETLQSAGEAAAAGGVTSFVMMPDTAPVVDDGALVDFLIRRAKATSKVNVLPAAAITKGLGGQELTEFGLLQEAGAVCLTDGRNAIQSSAMLRTAMSYAANYGMTIVHHLSDRSLTGDGVMNEGLFATVLGLKGIPREAETVPLARDLQLAMLTGVKYHAAQISCAASVELVAAAKKRNGHVTSGISINNLALNENDIGRYRTFFKLSTPLRSEDDRQAVIEGLRNGTIDTIHSDHDPQDTEVKRQPFAEASDGAIGLETLLAAALRLVHSGDADLLTVLRAMTSRPADILGLPSGRIAQGAPADLILVDLDYPWQVTERQIRSRSRNTSFEGARLAGKVMRTIVAGETVHLHTEEN, from the coding sequence ATGACCGCCCCTCTCCTCATCGAAAATGCCCGCATCGTCGATCCGGCGACCAATACAGACAAGCCCGGCGCGGTGCTGATCGAGAACGGTCTCATCGCCGAAGTGGCGTTCGGCGCCCCGATCGGCGTGCCAGAGGGCGCCGAGGTCATCAACGCCGACGGCCTGGTGCTGGCGCCCGGCCTGATCGACATGCGCGTCTTTACCGGCGAGCCCGGCAAGGAATATCGCGAGACCCTGCAATCGGCCGGCGAAGCCGCCGCTGCTGGTGGTGTCACCAGCTTCGTCATGATGCCGGATACCGCCCCTGTGGTCGATGATGGCGCGCTGGTGGATTTTCTCATCCGCCGGGCCAAGGCCACGTCCAAGGTCAACGTATTGCCTGCCGCCGCGATCACCAAGGGCCTCGGCGGGCAGGAGCTGACCGAGTTCGGCCTGTTGCAGGAGGCCGGCGCCGTCTGCCTGACCGACGGCCGCAACGCCATCCAGTCAAGCGCCATGCTGCGTACGGCGATGAGCTACGCCGCCAATTACGGCATGACCATCGTCCACCATCTCTCCGACAGGAGTCTCACTGGCGACGGGGTGATGAACGAGGGCCTATTCGCTACCGTACTCGGCCTCAAGGGTATTCCCCGCGAAGCCGAGACCGTCCCGCTGGCCCGCGATCTCCAGCTCGCCATGCTCACCGGCGTCAAATACCACGCGGCACAAATCTCCTGCGCCGCCTCGGTCGAGCTCGTGGCTGCGGCGAAGAAGCGTAACGGCCACGTTACGTCAGGTATCTCGATCAATAACCTGGCGCTGAACGAGAACGACATCGGCCGCTACCGCACCTTCTTTAAGCTTTCGACGCCACTGCGCTCGGAAGATGACCGGCAGGCAGTGATCGAGGGTCTGCGCAACGGCACCATCGACACGATCCATTCCGACCACGACCCGCAGGATACCGAGGTCAAGCGCCAACCCTTCGCCGAGGCTTCGGACGGCGCCATCGGCCTCGAAACCCTGCTCGCTGCGGCGCTGAGGTTGGTTCATTCCGGGGATGCCGACCTGCTGACCGTGCTCCGCGCCATGACCAGTCGGCCCGCCGATATTCTCGGCCTGCCCTCCGGCCGCATTGCACAAGGTGCGCCGGCCGACCTCATCCTGGTGGATCTCGACTACCCCTGGCAGGTGACCGAACGCCAAATCCGGTCGAGATCGCGCAATACCAGCTTTGAAGGCGCGCGGCTTGCTGGCAAGGTGATGCGCACAATCGTGGCGGGAGAAACCGTCCATCTGCATACCGAGGAGAACTAG